TGTCTTTGCTCTTCCACAATTTCTGCAATTTTACCAGATGGTATTGTAGCTAATAATGTCGCTTTTAGTTGCCTCTGTTCTGCTAATGGTACTGATAGACTAATCTTGCGGCGGAGTTTTTCCATTTTGCGGGCATCAGTGCTATACTCCGTAAGTTCATCTTCTGCCATTTTTAGCAGTCGTTCTAATTGTGACATAGTAGATTAAGTTTTTTGACTGTATTAGAGCTATTATTCTATATTTGTGGACAACAAGATCCCCGACTTCTTAGAGAAGTCGGGGATCTAACTCGAAAAACCCCTGAAGAACATCATGAAAAAAACTTGGTTTCGATTAGGCATAATAAGCATATTTCTACTTTCCTTGAGCTTACGTTTTTGGGGACTAAGCCGATTTAATACTTTAGTATTTGATGAAGTTTATTTTGCTAAATTTGGTAACAACTATCTGACCCATACACCATTTTTTAATGCTCATCCACCATTAAGTCAATATCTGATTGGGTTAGGGATTTGGATGAGTCAATACATTCCTATTGGTCGAGATACTGTCAATAGTCTCACAGATTCTTTATTATCTCCTTGGAATTATCGGTGGGTAAATGCGCTCACTGGTTCATTAATTCCCGTAATCGTGACTTTATTAACTTATCAATTTAGTTATCGTCATCGGTTTGCTTTGTTAGCAGGATTTTTTACAGCCTGTGATGGATTATTTTTAGTAGAATCTCGTTATGCTTTAAGTAATGTTTATATAGTTATCTTTGGTTTACTCGGACAATGGTTATTATTGTTGGCATTAGATCAGCAAAAACAAAACCGTTGGTTGTGGTTAATTCTCTCTGGTATTAGTTTTGGTGCTTCTATTGGTACAAAATGGAATGGTTTATGGTTTTTAGCGGGTGCTTATGGTGTATGGATAGCAGCCTGGATAATTCGCTGGTTGCAATATGAAGATCATCCATCTCGTAGTCCATTATTTTCTTGTTTACGGTTTTTTAATTCTGCCAATGATTCCCCAACGGATACTATAAAATCACCCTTGCAAAATCTGACAAAAATAAATATTTGGCAAATGGGTTCTTATTTAGGAATTATTCCCGCAGTTATTTATAGTCTGATTTGGATTCCTCACCTCCAACTAGATAAAAGATATGGATTTATTGAAGTTCATAAACAAATTTTACACTTTCATCTGCAATTAGGTGGTAATAGTCCTAGCGTTCATCCTTATTGTGCTGCATGGTATAAATGGCCATTGTTAACTCGACCAATGGCTTATTATTATCAAACTGCTCAAAGTACCAAGGATTCCTTACCTGTATTTGGACCGCCCTTACCTGATGGTGCTGGTAAAGTAATTTATGATGTTCATGCTATGGGGAATCCTTTTCTATGGTGGTTTGGTTTAGCTGCAATGATCTTTCTAATTGGTATGGTAATCATCACAATTACGATGCCGATAATTGAAAAAAAGCGGTTATTTATCCCGAAAAATCTCGGCGTTGATACTTGGATTGGCTTATTTTTAGTCATAAATTATGGGGCTAATCTCCTCCCTTGGGTGGAGGTAACAAGGTGTGTTTTTATCTATCATTATATGTCTGCGGTTGTATTTACATTTATAGCGATCGCTTGGGTTGTTGATCAATGTCTGCTGAGTTATTATCGGCAAATTCGGGCAGTAGGTGTGACTATAACTTTTATCATTGTCGCTGCTTTCATTTTTTGGATGCCTATTTATCTAGGTTTACCTATCTCTCCTGATGGTTATAGAATGCGGATGTGGTTTAGTTCTTGGATTTGATAGAAATTTCTTAATATATATACACAAATCCTGTAGCTTCAATCATGTAAATTTTTACATTTCTTATCTATATATTTGGTGACAGCTAGTTCTTCTGTGTAAGAATATTAGGTAAGGGCAACTATAACTGTGGGCTTTGCCACTATCAGAGGTACTGAATCGAAAAGAATTTTTATAGGTGTGAGGAGTTTAGATTAAACCTACAGGTTTTATGCTCCAAAATTATAGGGAAAGGGTTTTATGGATATCAATGTCAAGCAGCAGCATATTAATATCACCAGCTTAAAAGAAGCACCAATACATTTGGTTAGTGAAATTCAGCCTCATGGGGTTTTGTTAGTCTTACAAGAGCCAGATTTACAAATATTACAAGTTAGTCAAAATACTTTCAGCACTTTTGGCATATCGCCAGAAGATATGCTGCAACAGGAATTAGAAGATTTACTAGATCCTTACCAAATCCAGAAAATTAAATTTTGGTTGTCAGAAGAAAATCTGGATTTTATTAATCCTACAAAAATTTGGATTAGGAAACAGGGGGATGAATATACAATATTTGATGCCACTTTCTATCGTAACTCTGAAGGATTTTTAATCTTAGAATTAGAACCTACAGCATCTCAAGAAAATATTCCTTTCTTGAGTTTTTATCATTTAGCTAAATCCTCAATTAATCGCTTAGAAAAAAGTAAAAGTCTCCGTGATTTCAGTCAAATAATTGTGCAAGAAATCCGCAAAATAACCGGATTTGACAGAGTGATGTTATATAAATTCTGTGATGATGGACATGGTTCTGTGATTGCTGAAGAAAAAATAGCTACTTTAGAGTCTTATTTAGGATTACATTATCCAGAATCAGATATTCCTCAGCCAGCACGACAATTATTTCTAGAAAATTCTATTAGAGTTATTCCCGATACAAATATTCAATCATCAGCCGAACTTTTCCCTAGAATTAACCCAGTTAGCGGACAACCCATTGATTTAACTAATTCAATTCTCAGAAGTGCTGCACCATGTCATCTAGAATATTTACATAATATGGGCGTGGCTGCATCTTTGACAATTTCCTTAATTAAGGATCACAAACTTTGGGGTTTAATTGCTTGTCATCATCAATCACCCAAATATGTTTCCTATGAATTACGAAAAGCTTGTGAATTTTTAGGAAGAATCATATTTTCAGAAATTTCTGGCAAAGAAGAAACTGAAGATTACGACTATCAGCTAAATTTAAGCCATATTCAATCACTATTGGTTGAATATATGTCTCAAGAACCGAACTTTATTGATGGTTTAGTCAAAAATCAAATAAATCTGCTCAATTTAACTAATGCTGAAGGTGCAGCCATCTATTTTGGTGGAAAATATACTCTGATTGGTAATACTCCTCAAGAAGAAGAATTGAATTTTTTAGGAGAATGGCTGAGAAACAATGGAGAAGACGAGGTATTTTTCACTGATTCTTTACCGCAAATCTATCCAGACGCGATTAGCTTTAAAAATGTTGCGAGTGGTTTATTAGCTATCCCCATTTCTGGGAAAAATTATGTATTATGGTTTCGACCAGAAATGATTCAAACTGTGAATTGGGGTGGAAATCCCCATCAGGCTTTTTCAGTTGATGAATCCGCAGGAAATGTCCATTTGTCTCCCCGCAAATCATTTGATTTATGGAAAGAAATAGTTCAATTAACATCCTTACCCTGGCAAAATGTAGAAATTCAAACTGCATTAGAATTGCGAAAATCAATCATTAATATTGTCCTCCGTCAAGCTGAAGAATTAGCTCAATTAACTGAAGATTTAAAACGTTCTAATGCAGAATTGAGAAAATTTGCCTATGTCGCTTCCCATGATTTGCAAGAACCATTAAATCAAGTAGCCAATTATGTGCAACTTTTGGAAATGCGCTATGAAGCAGAACTAGACGCAGATGCAAAAGAATTTATTGGTTATGTTGTCGAAGGTGTAATTTTAATGCAGACGTTAATTGATGACGTACTCGTATACTCCAACGTAGATACATTAGGAATTACTTTTCAAGTTACGGCAGTCGAAACAGCTTTAAATCGAACCTTGAAGAATTTACGTCAACGCATTGTGGAAACCGGCGCAATTATTACCCATGATCCCTTACCCGCAGTTATGGCTGATGAAACACAGTTAATCCAGCTATTTTTGAACCTCATTGGTAACGCGATCAAATTCCACGGTAGTCAATCACCAAGGATTCATATTAGTGCGAAAAGATTGGAAGATGAATGGTTATTTTCAGTTCAAGATAACGGGATTGGCTTAGATCCGCAATTTAGCGATCGCATTTTTACTATCTTTCAACGTCTACACACCAGAGATAAATATCCGGGTACAGGAATAGGTTTGGCTATTTGTAAGAAAATAATTGAATGTCATCGTGGACGAATCTGGGTAGAGTCACAACTCGGTCGGGGTGCGACCTTTTACTTTACAATTCCCGTCAGAGGTTGTGATCATGAGCGTCAAAATGGCAGAAACACACAAAATTATCTTTTTAGTGGAGGACAATAAGGCTGATATTCGTCTCATTCAAGAAGCATTAAAAACCAGTTTATTACCTCATCAAGTAATCACAGTTAGGGACGGTGTAGAAGCTATGAATTACCTCCATCAAGAAGGAGAATATGCTAACGCACCACGTCCTGACTTGATTTTATTAGACTTAAATTTACCCAGAAAAGATGGTAGAGAGGTATTAGCAGAAATTAAATCCGATCCTCAACTCAAACGCATTCCCGTCGTCATTTTAACAACCTCAAAAAATCAAGATGACATTTTCCATAGTTACGACTTACACGCTAATTGTTATATTACCAAATCTCGTAACCTGAGTCAATTATTCCAAATCATCCAGAGTATTGAGAAATTTTGGTTTTCTACCGTTACCTTACCATTAGAATAAAACTACCGAATCAGGAGGTAGGGGCGCAGGGCTTGCACCCACTCAGGAGTCAGGAAGAAGAAAGAATCAGGAATAATAGTTTTTTACTTTCTGGCTCTTACTGTAAATTTTATATCTCCTACAAGTGGATACTACTACATTCAATATATCCTTGAAAACTAATCTAATCAAAGTCTATTTAACCAAGAACTCGCAAAAGGTAAAACCAGGAAATGATTACCGCAACTTCCACACTAAAAATCCTCTTAATTGAAGATAACTTAGCAGAAGCCAGGTTATTGCAAGAGTTTATTAAACTCACAAAATCTCAAAATTTTGGTTTAGTTCACGTCCAAAGACTTCAAGACGGAATCAAACAATTAAATAGCCAAAAATACGACGTAATTTTATTAGATTTGACCCTTCCTGACAATCAAGGATTATCTTCCATCCCTCAGTTTTTACAGTGACTTTGCCGATAACAAAATAGATCCCCGACTTCTTAGAGAAGTCGGGGATCTAGGGGATCTGGTTATTATTAAACTACAGCTTCGACTTTTTCCTTCACAGGTACATAAGGTTTTTCCGCACCTTGGGCTAAATACGCAGCTAATTGACTTTCGATTTCATCGCGGACAATTTGCCGATATTCCATAAAATGCTCAATGTGGGCGCAGGTAGAAACGTATTGTTCGATTACCTTGGGATTATGCTTGAGAATGCTAAACAAATGATGCCAGAATTTCCAGCGAGTTTGTCGTTTAAATCCTTGTCGCCAAATTACAATTAGTAAGGCTCTGACAACTACCCATTCTGGTGTTTTTGCCGGTGCTGTCCACTTGGGAGAACCCAACATCATAAAACAGCGATAGGTGCGATCCAAGTAAGCAGCCGGGTCATATAAAGCACAGAAGGCTTCCACATATTCCCTAGCCAATTCTTCTAGGGGACGGGTAGGAATAAAATTCATCAATGTGGTTTGATTGATGTTCCCGTCTTGGTTTTCTCGCAATCTGCCTTCTTTGGTTAAACGATGCCACAGCGCAGTATTGGGTAACGCCTGTAACATTGCAAAGGTAGTAGAAGGAATAGCTGCGAGTTCGGCAAAACGGACAATGCGATCGCCTGCACCCGCTTTTTCACCATCAAAACCAATAATAAACCCAGCCATTGGCCGCAGTCCAGCCTTAATAATGGTTTCCACCGACTCAGTTAAGGAACTGCGAGTATTTTGAAACTTCTTAGTTAGTTGTAAACTATCTTCATCTGGGGTTTCAATCCCCAAAAATACCGCTTTAAAGCCACAATCAACCATCAACTCCATCATTTCTTGGTCTTGCGCCAAATCAATGGAAGCTTCGGTGTCAAAATTGAACGGATATTGATGATCTTCCATCCAAACTTTTAACTCTTTCAGCAACAACTTCACATTTCGCTTGTTGCCAATAAAGTTATCATCCACCATAAACACACCCCGCCGCCAACCCAAATCATAGAGATAATCTAATTCGGCTAACAGTTGTGCAGGTGTTTTAGTTCGGGGTTTGCGTCCATATAAAACAATGATGTCGCAAAATTCGCACTGGAAGGGACAACCCCGGGAAAACTGCACCGACATCATATCATAGGCATTAAACTCTAATAAATCAAAGCGGGGAATAGGTGTACTGGTAACATCAGGTTTTTCAGCAGCCCGGAAAACTCCCGATTTTTCTCCCCGTTGCACAGCTTCCACAAACATGGGTAAAGTCAGTTCCCCTTCATCAAGAATCAGGTAATCTGCCCCTGCTG
The DNA window shown above is from Anabaena sp. WA102 and carries:
- a CDS encoding dolichyl-phosphate-mannose--protein mannosyltransferase; protein product: MKKTWFRLGIISIFLLSLSLRFWGLSRFNTLVFDEVYFAKFGNNYLTHTPFFNAHPPLSQYLIGLGIWMSQYIPIGRDTVNSLTDSLLSPWNYRWVNALTGSLIPVIVTLLTYQFSYRHRFALLAGFFTACDGLFLVESRYALSNVYIVIFGLLGQWLLLLALDQQKQNRWLWLILSGISFGASIGTKWNGLWFLAGAYGVWIAAWIIRWLQYEDHPSRSPLFSCLRFFNSANDSPTDTIKSPLQNLTKINIWQMGSYLGIIPAVIYSLIWIPHLQLDKRYGFIEVHKQILHFHLQLGGNSPSVHPYCAAWYKWPLLTRPMAYYYQTAQSTKDSLPVFGPPLPDGAGKVIYDVHAMGNPFLWWFGLAAMIFLIGMVIITITMPIIEKKRLFIPKNLGVDTWIGLFLVINYGANLLPWVEVTRCVFIYHYMSAVVFTFIAIAWVVDQCLLSYYRQIRAVGVTITFIIVAAFIFWMPIYLGLPISPDGYRMRMWFSSWI
- a CDS encoding sensor histidine kinase, with amino-acid sequence MDINVKQQHINITSLKEAPIHLVSEIQPHGVLLVLQEPDLQILQVSQNTFSTFGISPEDMLQQELEDLLDPYQIQKIKFWLSEENLDFINPTKIWIRKQGDEYTIFDATFYRNSEGFLILELEPTASQENIPFLSFYHLAKSSINRLEKSKSLRDFSQIIVQEIRKITGFDRVMLYKFCDDGHGSVIAEEKIATLESYLGLHYPESDIPQPARQLFLENSIRVIPDTNIQSSAELFPRINPVSGQPIDLTNSILRSAAPCHLEYLHNMGVAASLTISLIKDHKLWGLIACHHQSPKYVSYELRKACEFLGRIIFSEISGKEETEDYDYQLNLSHIQSLLVEYMSQEPNFIDGLVKNQINLLNLTNAEGAAIYFGGKYTLIGNTPQEEELNFLGEWLRNNGEDEVFFTDSLPQIYPDAISFKNVASGLLAIPISGKNYVLWFRPEMIQTVNWGGNPHQAFSVDESAGNVHLSPRKSFDLWKEIVQLTSLPWQNVEIQTALELRKSIINIVLRQAEELAQLTEDLKRSNAELRKFAYVASHDLQEPLNQVANYVQLLEMRYEAELDADAKEFIGYVVEGVILMQTLIDDVLVYSNVDTLGITFQVTAVETALNRTLKNLRQRIVETGAIITHDPLPAVMADETQLIQLFLNLIGNAIKFHGSQSPRIHISAKRLEDEWLFSVQDNGIGLDPQFSDRIFTIFQRLHTRDKYPGTGIGLAICKKIIECHRGRIWVESQLGRGATFYFTIPVRGCDHERQNGRNTQNYLFSGGQ
- a CDS encoding response regulator, coding for MSVKMAETHKIIFLVEDNKADIRLIQEALKTSLLPHQVITVRDGVEAMNYLHQEGEYANAPRPDLILLDLNLPRKDGREVLAEIKSDPQLKRIPVVILTTSKNQDDIFHSYDLHANCYITKSRNLSQLFQIIQSIEKFWFSTVTLPLE
- a CDS encoding response regulator; the encoded protein is MITATSTLKILLIEDNLAEARLLQEFIKLTKSQNFGLVHVQRLQDGIKQLNSQKYDVILLDLTLPDNQGLSSIPQFLQ
- a CDS encoding B12-binding domain-containing radical SAM protein, which translates into the protein MRVLLVYPIFPSTFWSYEKILALVDRKVLLPPLGLVTVAAILPQEWEFKLVDRNIRAATEEEWAWADMVIFSAMIVQKQDLLEQIREAKRRGKLVALGGPYPTSTPHEVEAAGADYLILDEGELTLPMFVEAVQRGEKSGVFRAAEKPDVTSTPIPRFDLLEFNAYDMMSVQFSRGCPFQCEFCDIIVLYGRKPRTKTPAQLLAELDYLYDLGWRRGVFMVDDNFIGNKRNVKLLLKELKVWMEDHQYPFNFDTEASIDLAQDQEMMELMVDCGFKAVFLGIETPDEDSLQLTKKFQNTRSSLTESVETIIKAGLRPMAGFIIGFDGEKAGAGDRIVRFAELAAIPSTTFAMLQALPNTALWHRLTKEGRLRENQDGNINQTTLMNFIPTRPLEELAREYVEAFCALYDPAAYLDRTYRCFMMLGSPKWTAPAKTPEWVVVRALLIVIWRQGFKRQTRWKFWHHLFSILKHNPKVIEQYVSTCAHIEHFMEYRQIVRDEIESQLAAYLAQGAEKPYVPVKEKVEAVV